GGGTGGTCCACGTTGGAGGGCCGGTGGAAGGTGCAGAACGCGTACGGTCGCCCGGCCACGCCGTGCGCCTCCGGGGCCCCGAGTGCCGCCGCCTTCCCGCGCAGGGTGAGCAGGGTGTCGACCATCACGTTGCCGACGAACCGGATCTTCTCCGCGGGGACCCCTTCCGCCAGCAGGTTCGCGTCGGCGTCCCGGCTCGGCGTGAGCAGCCGGTCGGCGAGGACGTCGGTCACCAGCCGGTTGATCTCCTCCGGCATGGCGCGGTCACGGCTGCGGAGCCCGGCCTCCACGTGCGCCACCTTCACCCCACGCTTGGCCGCCACCAGGGAACAGGCCATCGTCGAATTGACATCGCCGTAGACCACCACCCACTCGGGGGCCAGGCGCTCCAGCACCGGCTCGAACTCCGTCATGATCCTGGCGGTCTGCACCGCGTGGCTCCCCGAGCCCACCCCCAGGTTCACGTCCGGGGCCGGGAGCTCGAGGTCGGTGAAGAACCGGTCGCTCATCGCGGCGTCGTAGTGCTGGCCGGTGTGGACCAGGAACTGCTCGACGCCGCCGCGTGCGCGGCCGGCCCGGAGCACCGGCGCCACCTTCATGAAGTTGGGCCGGGCACCGACGATATGCAGGAGACGGGTCATTGCCGTTCGGAGGCGAGCGGAAGGTCGAGTTCGAAGAAGAAACGGGTGCCGGTCTCGGTGGCGGTCTCGACCTTGAGGGTCGATCGCATGGCCTCCACCAGCTTCCGGCAGATCGAGAGGCCGAGTCCGGCGCCGGAGAAGGCGTACTCGCCCTGCTTCTGGCGGCGCCGGAACGGCTCGAAGAGCGTCAGCATGGCGTGGGGGGGGATCCCGCGGCCGGTGTCTCGAACGGAGAACTGCACCGTGTTCCCGACGCCCTGGTCGCCCCGCAGCTCCACGTACCCTTCCGAGGTGAACTTGAGCGCGTTGGTGGTCAGGTTGAGGAGCACCCGGGAAAGCGCCACCGGGTGCCCCACCCGGAAGTCCTCCGGCGGCATGAACAGGCGGACCGACAGCCCCTTCTCCTCGGCGATCGGCTGCACGATGTCCCGCACCGACTCGAAGATGTCCGCGATCGAGAAGGGCAGCGGGTCGAGGTCCACCAGCCGATCGCCCCCACGCGCCAGCTCGATCACGTCGCTGGCGAGGGAGGAGAGCCCGAACGCGGCGGAGTAGATCAGCCCGAGCTGGCGTTCCTGCACCGCGTTGATCGGCCCGCTGCGGGCGCGCTGCAGCGTCTCGGCCAGAAAGAGGATGGAGGTCAGCGGGGAGCGGAGGTCGTGGGCCACCTCGACCACCAGTTCCATGCCGTCCGGCCCCGAGAGCCGGTCGGCGAAGTGCTGGGCCCAGTCCGGCTCCAGGGCCCAGTGCACCTTCTCGATGGCGCAGAGCAGGCCGAGCAGGGCAGCACCGTCCGGTGGGGGGGAGAGCCGCTCCGCCTGCCCCACCAGGTGCCGCCGGGTGAGATCCACCAGGCGCCGGGTGAGCACCGTGCGGGGCAGGCCGTCGACAGCCGCCGCCTCGCCGCGCGCGGCCCGACCCACCGCGGCCGCGACCTGGGCCAGCAGCCCGCGGACCTCCTCCTGCGCCGGGCTGTCCTCGGCCACCTGCTCCCAATCCGCCCCGACAGCGGTGATCGCGCGGTCGAAGGCGTCCCAGAGCTCTGCGGTGATCTCCTGCCCGCCGGCGCGTGCGCAGACCGGCTCGCCGGCGCGTGCCATCACTCCGCGGACCCCGAGAGATCGTCGCGCTGGAAGTTGTGCTTGTCCATCAGGCGGTACAGGGTGGTCCGGTCGATGTTGGCCAGCCGTGCCGCCTTGGACATGTTGCCGCCGGCCCGCCCGATCAGCCGGGTGAGGTATTCCTTCTCGAACTGCGCCACCACCCGGTCCTTCGCGACGTGGTAGGCCTCATCGAGCACCGGCGCGGCGATCGCGGACTCCGAGGGGTACTCGGAGCCATCCTCGTAGATCGGGATGTCATTGGGCTGGATCATCTGGTCCGGCTCAGCCAGGACCGCCACGTGCTCGATCACGTTCTGCAGCTCACGCACATTGCCGCGCCACGGGCGCGAGCGCAGGAAGGCGATGCTGGCGTCGGTGAGCTTGGGCAGGCGGTCGCCCATCTGGCGGTGCCGCTGCCAGTAGTAGGTCAGGAAGTGGTTGGCCAGCAGCGGGATGTCCTCCGGCCGCTTGCGGAGGGGGGGCAGCTTGATCGGGACCACCCGCAGGCGGTAGAACAGGTCGCCACGCAGAATGCCCTGATTCACGGCTTCCTGCGGATCGCGGTTGGTGGCCGCCACGTACCGCACGTCGACCACGGCGTCCTGGGTCTCGCTGCCCACCCGGCGCACCACCCCGTCCTGGATCACCCGCAGCAGCTTGGCCTGCAGCGGCATCGACATCTCGGTGAGCTCGTCGAGGAACAGCGTACCGCCGTTGGCGGTCTCGAGCAGCCCGGGCTTGTCGCGGTCGGCGCCGGTGAAGGCGCCCTTGCGGTGGCCGAACATCTCGGACTCGAGCAGGGGCTCGGGCAGCGCGGCGCAGTTGATCGGCACCAGGGTCCGGCTGGCGCGCCGGCTGTGCTGATGGATGAACTGGGCGATGACCTCCTTGCCGGTCCCGCTCTCGCCGGAGATGAACACCGAGGCATCCGTGGCCGCGACCTTCCGGGCCAGGTCCACCGCCTTGCGGAACAGGGGCGAGATGCCGATGAGCGAGATCTTGTCGCTGTGACCGCCCTGGGTGGCGAGCTGCTGCTTGAGGTCCCGGGTCTCGCGCGCCACCATGACGGCATGCGACGCGCGGCCGATGAGCACCTGCAGGTGGGTGGCGGAGAACGGCTTCGGCAGGTAGTCCCAGGCCCCGGCGCGCAGGGCCTCGATGCTGCTGGTCACGCTCGGGTTGCCGGTCATCACCACCACGATGGTATCCCGGTTGAACTCGAGGGCCGAGCGGAGGATGTCCATCCCGGAGGTCTGCGACATGTAGAGGTCGACGAGGATGATGTCGAACTTCCGCCGCTTGACCACCTCCAGCGCCTCCTCCCCGCGGCCGATGAGGGTGACGTTGTAGCCGTCCATCTGGAGGACGCTCGCGCAACTCTCCCGGAGGGTCCGCTCATCGTCCACGATGAGGATGCGGATGCTGGCCTTGACCTCACCGGGGATGGAGAGGGGATCCCGTCCGCCGGATTCGCCCGGCGGCCCATCGGGCCGCCGGGGGGTGTGCGTCAGCGAGGATCCCATCGGTCACTCCTTCGGTCCAGCCGGGGGGCCCCGGGGACCATGCAAAACCGCCAGATTCCGGTGTCTCGCGCGGCCGGTGGGGCCGCAAACGGTGGTTAGACACCTTTACCTTGCATCCTTGGTGCCACACCCCGGTGCGTGGAGGAGTCAGCAGGATGTTGCACAAGCTACATTCTATTGCCTTCGGCGAGCAACAATGTTGCGTGAACGCAACACCTAGGGGTATCCCAGCCTGAAACGGGGGGCCCCTCGCAGGGTGCAAGTCGGCGTCCGGCTCGCATCTCCCACCGACTCGCCGCGGTATTGACTTTGCACTAGGGTCAGCCGACCATGAGCGACCGTCAGGGTCGTTCGGAACCCCCAGCAGACGCCAGGACGCCAATGGCAGGCAAAATCGTCACGTCGAAGAGCGCAGCGCTCACCAGTGACCGCGCCGTCGACATCACGCCGTTCCAGGGACACGGCGCCCCGCTCGGGGCTCCGGAGCCCCGGGAAGAGGGCGTCAACTTCGGCCGCTACCTCTCCGCCCTGAAGCGGTACCGGTGGCTGATGCTGCTCATCCTGCTGCTGGGCACCACCCTGGGCGTGGTTGCCACCAAGTTCGTCCCGCCGGAGTACATGGCCACCGCCACCATCTGGATCGAGGACCAGGGCGGCCGCTCCGGTCCGCTCCGGTCCGGCGAGCTCTTCAATCAGTTTGGCTACGTCCAGTTGCTGCAGACGCCGATGGTGTATGAACCGGTGGTGCACCGCCTGCGCCTCTACGTGGCGCCCAAGCAGATCCGGGACACCGTGCTGTTCAGCACGTTCGACATTGGCGAGCGGTTCCGGACGGGGAAGTTCAGCTTGACCATCCAGGAGGGGGGCAAGCAGTACACGCTCTTCCGGGCCGGCAAGGAGATCGAGACCGGGCAACTCGGGGACTCCATCGGCCGCCGTCAGGGCTGGCTGTGGGCCCCTGCGTCGGCGCTGTTCAAGGGCCGCGCGGAGATCGAGTTCAAGCTGACCGATCCGCGCCTCGAGCTGCAGAAGCTGATGGCCGACCTGCGGGCGCAGATGCCGGAGAAGGGCACCTTCATGCGGGTGTCGCTGGCCAGCAAGGAAAAGAACCGCGTGGCCGGCGTCCTCAACGCCATCAGCCAGGAGTTCGTGGACATCGCCGCGGACCTCAAGCGCCGCAAGCTGACCGAGTTGCGTGTCGCCCTGGATTCCCAGGTGACGACGGCCTACCAGAATCTGCGGGAGGCCGAGGCACGCCTGAAGAACTTCCAGATCGCGACGATCACTCAGCCCCGCTCCGGGGCGTTGCCGGTCTCCCCCGGGTTGTCGACGACCACCGGGGATGCCACGGCGCTCTATACGCAACAGCGGGTGCAGCTGGACCAGCTCCGGCGGGACCGGCAGCAGATCGAGGCCGTGCTCGAGCGCGGACGGGCCGGGGCCATCACGGTGGATGCCTTCCAGACCATCCCCTCGGTGAACCTGGCCCCGCAGCTCAAGCAGGCCCTCTCCGACCTCACCATCCGGGAAGCGGAGATGTCCGCGCTGCTCCAGCGGTATACGCCCGACCACCCGATGGTGAAGTCCACCCAGCAGACGATCGACCACCTCCGGAACCAGGCGATTCCGCAGTATGCGCAGGCCCTCATCGACCAGCTCCGGTACCAGGAGTCAGATCTCGAGGGTCGGCTGCGGCAAAGCGCCACCGAACTGGCGGCCGTGCCCACGGTGACCATCACGGAAACGCGACTCACCCGGGACCTGCAGGCGGCGGATGAGCTGTTCAAGATGCTCAACGGACGACTCGAGGAGGCCAAGCTCTCCGAGCTCTCCGCTATCCCCGATGTCCGGGTGCTGGACTGGGCCGTGGCGCCGCAGAAGCCAGCCAGCAACTCCGCGCCGAAGATCATCCTGATGGCCCTGGGCGCGAGCGTGGGCCTGGCGGTGGGCCTGGCGCTGCTGCTCGACCAGTTGGACAAGCGGTTCCGCTACCCGGAACAGGTGTCGAGCGAGCTGGGGCTGCCGATCCTGGGCGCGATTCCCGCCATCAAGAAAACGCGGCGCGGTGAACTCGCCGCGGACCAGGCGGCCCAAGTGGTCGAGGCCTTCCGCACCGTGCGCCTCAACCTGGCGCATTCCTACGGTGCGGCCGGTCCGGTAACCCTGACGATCTCCAGCGCAGGCGCCGGCGACGGCAAGTCACTGGTCTCCTCCAACCTGGCGGTCTCCTTTTCCGAGGCCGGGTACCGCACGCTGCTGATCGACGGTGACATCCGCCGCGGGGAGATCCACCGCATGTTCGGCGTGGACCGTCGCCCCGGGCTGCTGGACTACCTCACCGGCGAGGCGCCGCTCGACGACATCATCCGGCCCACCAGCCAGCGGGGGCTGTCGGTCATCCCGTGCGGCACCCGCCGGCACCAGGGCCCGGAGCTGCTCGGATCGGCCGCGATGGCCGAACTGATGGGAGAGATGAAGGCCCGCTTCGACGTGGTGATCGTCGACAGCCCGCCACTTGGGGCCGGCATCGACCCGTTCGTGCTGGGCACGGCCACCGGCCACATGGTGATGGTCTTCCGCTCCGGCGAGACCGACCGACAGATGGCCGAGGCGAAGCTCCGGCTGCTGGACCGGCTGCCGGTGCGGGTACTCGGGGCGGTGTTGAACGAGATTCAGGCGGACGGGGTGTACCGGTACTACTCGTACCTGTACGGCTACTCGTCCGACGAGGAACAGGCGCCGCCGCAGGTGGCGGCCCAGTCCAGCGCGGGGACCAGCGGCGGGGAGTAGGCGGCGGGCGTCAGCCCGCGGCGGGCGCGGGGGCCGGGGCGAAGGCCCGGATCCGCTCGGCGCCGTCGGCGGCCTGCAGCTGGCGGAGGGCCGAGGTGGCCTGCAGCAGCATCTCCACCGCGTCGACCCTGGACTCGGCGAAGTTCGGAACGGCGCAGTAACCGGCCCGCAGCGGGAGCCGGCCTGCGCCGTTCGCGTTGGCGGGGGCCAGCAGCGCCTCCAGGCGCTCGAACATCCGCACGGCGCCGATCGATGGAGTATCCGGGGCCACGACGGCGAACTCGCCGTCGCCGAGGCGGCCGAACGCGTCCGACGAGCGGCCCTGGGCGCGCAGGACCTGCCCGATGCGCTCGAGCGCCTGGTCCTCGACCTGCGCGTCGCCGGCTTCGGGGGCGAACACCATGCAGGCCAGCGGCTGGTGCCGACGGGAGACCTCCGCCCCGATCTCGCGCGCCCGGCGGGAGAGGCCGCGCATGTTGTAGAGGCCGGTGAGCTGGTCGAGGAAGCTCTCCTCGCGCAGGCGGTCGGACTCGAGCTTCGAGGCGAGGAAGGTGGCGAGCTTGAGGAGCAGACTCTCACCGTCGAGCGGCTGGCCGAGAAACTCCCAGGCGCCGGCGCGGTAGGCGTCGAGCCGCTGGGCGCGGCCCGAGGGGCCTGCGGTGGTGATGATGATCGGCGTGGTGGCGTTGAAGCGCGGATCGGCGCGCAGTTGCCGACAGACCTCGAAGCCGTGGAGGTCCGGCATCTGGGCATCGAGGATGACCAGGTCGGGTCGGGCACTCCGGGCGCGATCGAGCGCCTGCTGCCCCGTGTAGGCCCGGAGCACCGCGTAGCCGTTGGGCGCAAGGATGCTCTCCAGCGACCGGGCAGACCACTCCTGGTCGTTGGCGATCAGGACCAGCGGGGGTGACGACATCACGGGTTCGGTCATGATCCCTCGGGAGCCAACCGCCGCGTGCCGCCGCCCAGCG
The Gemmatimonadota bacterium DNA segment above includes these coding regions:
- the wecB gene encoding UDP-N-acetylglucosamine 2-epimerase (non-hydrolyzing), with the protein product MTRLLHIVGARPNFMKVAPVLRAGRARGGVEQFLVHTGQHYDAAMSDRFFTDLELPAPDVNLGVGSGSHAVQTARIMTEFEPVLERLAPEWVVVYGDVNSTMACSLVAAKRGVKVAHVEAGLRSRDRAMPEEINRLVTDVLADRLLTPSRDADANLLAEGVPAEKIRFVGNVMVDTLLTLRGKAAALGAPEAHGVAGRPYAFCTFHRPSNVDHPELLREILGALDDLAGQMPVIFPIHPRTRQRIGEFGLSELARRVTLLDPLSYLETVSLVDRATLVLTDSGGLQEETTVLGVPCLTARPNTERPVTITEGTNRLIPSSREGINLAVAAVLARRAGGGYQPGRPEGWDGRAGERVIAALCLP
- a CDS encoding HAMP domain-containing histidine kinase, with protein sequence MARAGEPVCARAGGQEITAELWDAFDRAITAVGADWEQVAEDSPAQEEVRGLLAQVAAAVGRAARGEAAAVDGLPRTVLTRRLVDLTRRHLVGQAERLSPPPDGAALLGLLCAIEKVHWALEPDWAQHFADRLSGPDGMELVVEVAHDLRSPLTSILFLAETLQRARSGPINAVQERQLGLIYSAAFGLSSLASDVIELARGGDRLVDLDPLPFSIADIFESVRDIVQPIAEEKGLSVRLFMPPEDFRVGHPVALSRVLLNLTTNALKFTSEGYVELRGDQGVGNTVQFSVRDTGRGIPPHAMLTLFEPFRRRQKQGEYAFSGAGLGLSICRKLVEAMRSTLKVETATETGTRFFFELDLPLASERQ
- a CDS encoding sigma-54-dependent Fis family transcriptional regulator, with protein sequence MGSSLTHTPRRPDGPPGESGGRDPLSIPGEVKASIRILIVDDERTLRESCASVLQMDGYNVTLIGRGEEALEVVKRRKFDIILVDLYMSQTSGMDILRSALEFNRDTIVVVMTGNPSVTSSIEALRAGAWDYLPKPFSATHLQVLIGRASHAVMVARETRDLKQQLATQGGHSDKISLIGISPLFRKAVDLARKVAATDASVFISGESGTGKEVIAQFIHQHSRRASRTLVPINCAALPEPLLESEMFGHRKGAFTGADRDKPGLLETANGGTLFLDELTEMSMPLQAKLLRVIQDGVVRRVGSETQDAVVDVRYVAATNRDPQEAVNQGILRGDLFYRLRVVPIKLPPLRKRPEDIPLLANHFLTYYWQRHRQMGDRLPKLTDASIAFLRSRPWRGNVRELQNVIEHVAVLAEPDQMIQPNDIPIYEDGSEYPSESAIAAPVLDEAYHVAKDRVVAQFEKEYLTRLIGRAGGNMSKAARLANIDRTTLYRLMDKHNFQRDDLSGSAE
- a CDS encoding polysaccharide biosynthesis tyrosine autokinase, producing MAGKIVTSKSAALTSDRAVDITPFQGHGAPLGAPEPREEGVNFGRYLSALKRYRWLMLLILLLGTTLGVVATKFVPPEYMATATIWIEDQGGRSGPLRSGELFNQFGYVQLLQTPMVYEPVVHRLRLYVAPKQIRDTVLFSTFDIGERFRTGKFSLTIQEGGKQYTLFRAGKEIETGQLGDSIGRRQGWLWAPASALFKGRAEIEFKLTDPRLELQKLMADLRAQMPEKGTFMRVSLASKEKNRVAGVLNAISQEFVDIAADLKRRKLTELRVALDSQVTTAYQNLREAEARLKNFQIATITQPRSGALPVSPGLSTTTGDATALYTQQRVQLDQLRRDRQQIEAVLERGRAGAITVDAFQTIPSVNLAPQLKQALSDLTIREAEMSALLQRYTPDHPMVKSTQQTIDHLRNQAIPQYAQALIDQLRYQESDLEGRLRQSATELAAVPTVTITETRLTRDLQAADELFKMLNGRLEEAKLSELSAIPDVRVLDWAVAPQKPASNSAPKIILMALGASVGLAVGLALLLDQLDKRFRYPEQVSSELGLPILGAIPAIKKTRRGELAADQAAQVVEAFRTVRLNLAHSYGAAGPVTLTISSAGAGDGKSLVSSNLAVSFSEAGYRTLLIDGDIRRGEIHRMFGVDRRPGLLDYLTGEAPLDDIIRPTSQRGLSVIPCGTRRHQGPELLGSAAMAELMGEMKARFDVVIVDSPPLGAGIDPFVLGTATGHMVMVFRSGETDRQMAEAKLRLLDRLPVRVLGAVLNEIQADGVYRYYSYLYGYSSDEEQAPPQVAAQSSAGTSGGE
- a CDS encoding response regulator translates to MTEPVMSSPPLVLIANDQEWSARSLESILAPNGYAVLRAYTGQQALDRARSARPDLVILDAQMPDLHGFEVCRQLRADPRFNATTPIIITTAGPSGRAQRLDAYRAGAWEFLGQPLDGESLLLKLATFLASKLESDRLREESFLDQLTGLYNMRGLSRRAREIGAEVSRRHQPLACMVFAPEAGDAQVEDQALERIGQVLRAQGRSSDAFGRLGDGEFAVVAPDTPSIGAVRMFERLEALLAPANANGAGRLPLRAGYCAVPNFAESRVDAVEMLLQATSALRQLQAADGAERIRAFAPAPAPAAG